Proteins from one Pontibacter korlensis genomic window:
- a CDS encoding aminotransferase class IV, whose translation MSILYNNQLLEEEEFRLSLLDRAFQYNDGFFETAIIADGSIRFWNSHKQRMQEAATALQLNLPARLLSREFEETLLKLAEAGKALSCGRLKLKVWRAGEGLYTPQTNDLNWLATVAPATPAGQNPIHVGICQKVTTAYTPLSHFKGPNAPLYVLAGLEKQAQQQDDMLLLNQQGKVAELISSNLFWLKGDILYTPSLEAGCVNGILRRNILQWCLDKLEVQEVLQESEVLRSADAVFAANITGIRSIASIDQQYLNQQEVLIEKLRQELKL comes from the coding sequence TTGTCTATACTTTACAACAACCAGCTTTTAGAGGAAGAGGAGTTCAGACTGTCCTTACTGGACAGGGCATTTCAGTACAATGACGGTTTTTTCGAGACTGCCATAATAGCTGATGGCAGCATCCGCTTCTGGAACAGCCATAAACAGCGTATGCAGGAGGCTGCCACTGCACTCCAGCTAAACCTTCCCGCACGTTTGCTCAGCAGGGAGTTTGAGGAAACGCTACTGAAACTAGCAGAAGCAGGGAAAGCACTTTCCTGTGGTCGGCTAAAACTGAAGGTATGGCGCGCTGGAGAAGGCCTGTATACACCTCAGACAAATGATTTAAACTGGTTAGCTACTGTAGCTCCTGCTACACCTGCAGGCCAGAACCCGATTCATGTAGGCATCTGCCAGAAAGTTACAACTGCATATACGCCTCTCTCTCATTTCAAAGGACCCAACGCCCCTCTTTATGTTCTGGCTGGTCTCGAAAAACAGGCTCAGCAGCAGGACGATATGCTCCTGCTAAACCAGCAAGGCAAAGTTGCTGAACTAATATCCTCTAACCTGTTCTGGTTGAAGGGTGATATATTGTATACACCTTCCCTAGAGGCTGGCTGCGTTAATGGTATTCTGCGCCGCAACATTTTACAGTGGTGCCTTGATAAATTGGAAGTACAGGAAGTTCTTCAGGAATCAGAGGTGCTGAGAAGTGCCGATGCTGTTTTTGCAGCCAACATTACAGGCATACGAAGTATAGCAAGTATAGACCAACAGTACCTTAACCAGCAAGAAGTCTTGATTGAAAAGCTGCGCCAGGAATTAAAATTATAG
- a CDS encoding 2'-5' RNA ligase family protein, with protein MEDPIILTLKLDEESARFFDEQRSLYFPKERNYLQAHLTLFHHLPPQHFEQIHEEISLQSQQQETMLLEVSEVKMIGRGVAYKLHSEKLLQLHRHLQHTWQDWLIPQDKQKLWPHITVQNKVPPDLAKELHKALSAAFVPFNASGVGLQLWAYKGGPWELLEFVEFKQ; from the coding sequence ATGGAAGATCCCATTATACTTACTTTGAAGCTGGATGAGGAAAGTGCTCGTTTTTTTGATGAGCAACGGAGTTTATACTTTCCAAAGGAGCGCAATTACCTGCAGGCACATCTTACTTTGTTTCACCACCTTCCTCCACAGCATTTTGAGCAGATTCATGAAGAAATAAGCTTACAAAGCCAGCAGCAAGAAACAATGCTTCTGGAAGTCAGCGAAGTTAAGATGATAGGCAGGGGGGTAGCCTACAAGTTACATAGTGAAAAGCTACTGCAGCTACACAGGCACTTACAGCATACCTGGCAAGACTGGCTTATACCCCAGGATAAACAAAAGCTCTGGCCACATATAACAGTTCAGAACAAAGTGCCGCCTGACCTGGCAAAGGAGCTACATAAGGCACTTTCGGCTGCTTTTGTGCCATTCAACGCTTCAGGCGTTGGGCTACAGCTATGGGCGTATAAAGGTGGGCCGTGGGAGCTATTGGAGTTCGTTGAGTTTAAGCAGTAG
- a CDS encoding 3-ketoacyl-ACP reductase gives MESIKGKNALVTGAGKGIGRAIAIALAEEGVNVALLARTTSQLEEVAEEVKAKGVIAAVVTADVTDIEAVNTAVAQAREQLGSIDILINNAGVGAFGKFLELEPAKWESIIKINLLGPYYVTRAVLPGMIERQTGDIINVSSTAGQKGAPVTSAYSASKFGLIGMSESLMQEVRKHNIRVSTLTPSTVATDMAIDLNLTDGNPERVMQPEDFAELIIANLKLNRRVFVKEAGIWSTNP, from the coding sequence ATGGAATCAATAAAAGGAAAGAACGCTTTAGTTACTGGCGCTGGAAAAGGCATCGGCCGCGCTATTGCCATAGCCTTGGCAGAAGAAGGTGTTAACGTGGCACTTTTGGCCCGCACAACAAGCCAACTAGAAGAGGTAGCCGAAGAGGTAAAAGCAAAAGGTGTAATAGCAGCCGTTGTTACTGCTGACGTTACCGATATAGAGGCAGTAAATACAGCAGTTGCTCAGGCCCGCGAGCAACTTGGCAGCATCGATATCCTGATCAACAACGCAGGTGTGGGTGCCTTTGGTAAGTTCCTGGAACTTGAGCCAGCGAAGTGGGAAAGCATTATCAAAATTAACCTGCTCGGCCCATACTATGTAACTCGTGCGGTTCTGCCAGGGATGATTGAGCGCCAGACAGGTGATATCATTAACGTTTCTTCTACAGCCGGACAGAAAGGTGCACCTGTTACCAGTGCCTACAGTGCTTCTAAATTTGGCTTGATCGGTATGTCAGAGTCGCTGATGCAGGAGGTGCGTAAGCACAATATCCGTGTGAGCACGCTTACACCAAGCACAGTAGCCACAGACATGGCCATCGACCTGAACCTAACAGACGGTAACCCAGAGCGTGTGATGCAGCCGGAGGACTTTGCCGAACTGATCATTGCTAACCTGAAACTTAACCGCCGCGTGTTTGTGAAGGAAGCAGGAATCTGGTCAACTAATCCGTAA
- a CDS encoding MBL fold metallo-hydrolase, with product MKIKSMLALAFSLAFMQVQAQPTATPDTVQTKNGPLVIQPITHGSLVLNYNGKSIYVDPYNGVDGYQGLAKPDLILITDIHPDHLDLSTLGELEIKGVKMVVPQAVADKLPQQYKQQLVILKNGEKSTQQGISISAIPMYNLPQSADAMHTKGRGNGYLLEMGGKRVYISGDTEGIPEMRNLKNIDVAFVSMNLPYTMDVDQAADAVLEFKPKIVYPYHYRGQDGLSDVDSFQQQVNAKNKQIDVRLKEWYPNQ from the coding sequence ATGAAAATTAAATCTATGCTTGCTCTGGCCTTTAGCCTGGCGTTTATGCAGGTACAGGCACAGCCTACAGCCACACCTGACACTGTTCAGACGAAAAATGGCCCATTGGTAATCCAGCCTATCACGCATGGGTCGCTGGTATTGAACTACAATGGCAAAAGCATTTACGTGGATCCTTATAATGGGGTGGATGGGTATCAGGGACTTGCTAAACCAGACCTGATCCTGATTACCGATATTCACCCAGACCACCTGGACCTCTCTACATTGGGAGAGTTAGAGATAAAAGGTGTAAAAATGGTGGTGCCACAGGCTGTTGCTGATAAGCTGCCGCAGCAGTACAAGCAGCAGTTAGTTATTTTGAAAAACGGTGAGAAAAGCACACAGCAAGGTATCAGTATATCAGCTATACCCATGTATAACTTACCACAGAGCGCTGATGCCATGCATACCAAAGGCCGTGGTAACGGTTATCTTTTAGAGATGGGAGGGAAGCGTGTGTACATTTCAGGCGATACAGAGGGTATACCTGAAATGCGAAATCTGAAGAATATTGATGTGGCCTTTGTAAGCATGAACCTGCCCTATACCATGGATGTGGACCAGGCTGCAGATGCTGTACTGGAGTTCAAGCCGAAAATTGTTTACCCATACCACTACAGAGGACAGGATGGACTAAGTGATGTGGATTCGTTTCAGCAACAGGTGAATGCAAAAAATAAACAGATCGATGTTCGCCTGAAAGAGTGGTACCCGAATCAGTAA
- a CDS encoding DinB family protein: MLRMVDIIHHRESIFEQLRKLDADKKPEFGVMTPQHMVEHLAYVVRFSNGKLPQKLHYRDEKAEKFKQYTIYTDRELMPGFKAPMLGDEPARLVHTDINAALANLHQELEDFDAFFANMPDAKPVSPTLGELDYKEWVIFHNKHFKHHLKQFGLA; this comes from the coding sequence ATGCTACGCATGGTCGACATCATCCACCACCGGGAGAGTATATTTGAGCAACTGCGGAAGCTCGATGCAGACAAAAAGCCAGAGTTTGGCGTCATGACGCCCCAGCACATGGTGGAGCACTTGGCTTATGTTGTTAGATTTTCGAACGGTAAGCTGCCCCAGAAACTTCACTACAGGGATGAAAAGGCTGAGAAGTTTAAGCAGTACACCATTTATACTGATCGTGAACTAATGCCGGGCTTCAAAGCTCCTATGTTAGGCGATGAACCTGCTCGTTTGGTACACACAGATATAAATGCAGCTCTTGCCAACCTACACCAGGAGCTTGAAGACTTTGATGCTTTTTTCGCGAATATGCCAGATGCAAAACCTGTGAGCCCTACGCTGGGGGAGCTAGACTATAAGGAATGGGTGATTTTTCATAACAAGCACTTCAAGCATCACCTGAAACAGTTTGGCTTAGCCTAA
- a CDS encoding thymidylate synthase translates to MKQYLDLMQHILDNGVKKEDRTGTGTLSIFGYQMRFDLQQGFPLVTTKKVHLRSIIHELLWFLKGETNIQYLKENGVSIWDEWADENGDLGPVYGSQWRSWPTPDGRHIDQISQVVNQLKHNPDSRRIIVSAWNVAEIENMKLPPCHAFYQFYVAEGKLSCQLYQRSADVFLGVPFNIASYALLVLMMAQVTGLEPGEFIWTGGDTHLYLNHLEQAQLQLTREPRELPVMKLNPEVKDIFDFKFEDFELVNYNPHPGIKAPVAV, encoded by the coding sequence ATGAAGCAATATTTAGACTTGATGCAGCACATCCTGGATAACGGGGTGAAGAAAGAGGACAGAACGGGTACAGGTACGCTAAGCATTTTTGGTTACCAGATGCGCTTCGACCTGCAGCAGGGTTTCCCGCTGGTTACTACAAAGAAAGTGCACCTGCGTTCTATTATACATGAGTTGCTTTGGTTTCTAAAGGGAGAAACAAACATCCAGTACCTGAAGGAAAATGGCGTAAGCATTTGGGATGAATGGGCCGATGAGAACGGTGACCTTGGGCCAGTGTATGGCTCACAGTGGCGCAGCTGGCCTACGCCTGATGGCCGCCATATCGATCAGATTTCACAGGTAGTCAATCAACTTAAGCATAACCCTGACTCAAGGCGCATTATTGTGAGTGCCTGGAACGTGGCCGAGATTGAAAACATGAAGCTGCCGCCTTGCCATGCTTTTTACCAGTTCTATGTAGCAGAGGGTAAGCTTTCTTGCCAGTTGTATCAGCGCTCTGCCGATGTTTTCCTGGGCGTACCTTTCAACATTGCTTCTTATGCCCTTTTGGTGTTGATGATGGCACAGGTGACAGGCCTGGAGCCTGGTGAGTTTATCTGGACAGGTGGCGATACACATCTATATCTGAACCACCTGGAGCAGGCACAGCTGCAGTTAACCCGAGAGCCGCGTGAACTGCCGGTTATGAAACTGAACCCGGAGGTAAAAGATATTTTCGACTTCAAGTTCGAAGACTTTGAACTGGTGAACTATAACCCACACCCGGGTATTAAGGCGCCAGTGGCAGTTTAA
- a CDS encoding efflux RND transporter permease subunit, whose product MNYKKLSFLVLLLVSVLTALSIYFASRLRFDYNFDNFFPKGDVDLAYYFNYRDKFGNDNDYILIGLDNQGKSIFNKSFLTKVDSLTSFLQVQPQVEAVLSPTTVKSPVIEQFGYFEIPYLHVEEPDRYEQDSINIYTSRELIGTLFSEDATAVSLFVQTQDNLSKTSSDSLLYALTSKLEQLDLPQTHMAGRVLAQSVFIEKMQVELAVFMSASIILVVLFLWVAFRTAWGVLVPLVVVLLSVLWAMGVMGLFNTPIDLMTMLLPTIMFVVGMSDVVHILSRYMTEISNGISKLPALKLTVKEVGMATFLTSLTTAVGFLTLLTTAIVPIRNFGLYTAISIGLAYVLAFTVLPAILLLIKEPNKARARKLSFSWPILMRRIFSGVLRHPKAILVSSAAIVLISLAGVSQIMVDTTMLEDLGDDDPVIQDFLYFDQKFSGVRPFELHLIAGEGHTLFDAEVLQEVDKLENYLYHTYGLNFISSPASVVKTLNRAQNGGMQEFYALPDSRAELQSIKRRLQAFRNRSELRSVLTPDGKEGRLSGNMQDVGSASATLKNDSLQTFLLQNIDSGLLQTRLTGSAPLMDKNNEYVTKNMMQGLLIAFGVIAVIVGIIFRSFRMVIISLIPNIIPLLMIGGLMGLMGVKLTVSVSIIFTIAFGIAVDDTIHFLSKLKLELKSGKSLPYAVKSTFISAGKAIIITSSILVAGFLTLVLSTFDATFYVGLFVSLTLVFAVVADLLLLPVLVLYFYRLPKK is encoded by the coding sequence TTGAATTATAAAAAATTAAGCTTCCTAGTCCTGCTGCTGGTGTCTGTTCTGACAGCACTTAGTATATATTTTGCATCCCGTTTACGCTTCGACTATAACTTTGATAATTTTTTCCCGAAAGGCGATGTAGACCTTGCCTACTACTTTAACTACCGGGATAAGTTTGGCAACGACAACGACTACATCTTAATCGGCCTCGACAACCAAGGCAAAAGCATCTTTAACAAATCGTTTCTAACGAAAGTAGACAGCCTTACCAGTTTTCTGCAGGTGCAGCCCCAGGTAGAGGCAGTTCTCTCTCCTACCACAGTAAAGAGCCCGGTAATTGAGCAGTTTGGCTATTTTGAAATCCCATACTTACATGTGGAGGAGCCTGATCGCTACGAACAGGACTCAATAAATATTTATACTTCCAGAGAACTTATCGGCACCTTATTTTCGGAGGACGCCACGGCAGTGTCGTTGTTTGTTCAAACCCAGGACAATCTAAGTAAAACGTCCAGCGACTCTCTTTTATATGCCCTAACCAGCAAGCTAGAACAGCTAGATTTACCTCAAACACACATGGCCGGCAGAGTCCTGGCGCAGTCCGTGTTTATTGAGAAGATGCAAGTAGAACTGGCGGTGTTTATGTCTGCCTCTATTATACTGGTTGTCCTGTTCCTTTGGGTTGCCTTCCGAACAGCATGGGGAGTGCTGGTGCCGCTGGTGGTTGTGCTGCTGTCGGTGCTGTGGGCTATGGGCGTGATGGGGCTTTTCAATACTCCCATTGATTTGATGACTATGCTATTGCCAACTATCATGTTTGTGGTAGGGATGTCGGACGTAGTACACATCTTGTCGCGCTACATGACGGAGATAAGCAACGGCATTTCAAAACTGCCTGCACTTAAGCTAACGGTAAAAGAAGTTGGTATGGCGACTTTCCTTACCTCGCTTACTACCGCTGTGGGCTTTCTCACGCTGCTAACTACAGCCATTGTCCCGATCCGCAACTTTGGCCTGTATACAGCCATATCTATCGGCTTAGCCTATGTACTGGCTTTTACTGTTTTGCCAGCAATTTTACTGCTCATAAAGGAACCGAATAAAGCACGGGCAAGAAAACTTAGCTTTTCGTGGCCGATTCTGATGCGACGCATTTTCAGCGGTGTACTTCGACACCCTAAAGCTATATTGGTCTCCAGTGCAGCTATTGTACTAATCAGCCTGGCAGGCGTTAGCCAGATTATGGTTGATACCACCATGCTGGAAGACTTGGGAGATGATGACCCGGTGATTCAGGATTTTCTGTACTTCGACCAGAAGTTCTCAGGCGTGCGCCCCTTTGAACTGCACCTAATAGCCGGAGAAGGCCATACCCTGTTTGATGCAGAAGTGCTACAGGAGGTAGACAAGCTGGAGAACTACCTCTACCACACGTATGGGTTGAACTTTATCTCCTCTCCTGCCTCTGTAGTTAAAACGCTCAACCGGGCACAGAATGGTGGTATGCAGGAGTTTTATGCTTTACCTGATAGCAGAGCTGAGTTACAAAGTATAAAGCGACGCCTGCAGGCTTTCCGTAACCGCAGCGAGTTGCGCAGTGTGCTTACCCCAGATGGCAAAGAAGGTCGCCTGAGCGGAAACATGCAGGACGTTGGTAGCGCCAGCGCTACTCTGAAGAACGACTCGCTGCAAACCTTTCTCCTGCAAAACATAGATTCAGGCCTGCTGCAGACGCGCCTTACAGGCAGCGCTCCTCTTATGGACAAGAACAATGAGTACGTAACCAAGAATATGATGCAAGGGCTGCTGATTGCCTTTGGTGTAATAGCAGTTATTGTAGGTATCATCTTCCGCTCCTTCCGAATGGTTATCATATCACTCATCCCCAACATTATCCCCTTGCTGATGATAGGCGGTTTGATGGGACTGATGGGCGTGAAGCTCACTGTTTCTGTCTCCATTATTTTCACCATCGCTTTTGGCATTGCAGTAGACGACACCATCCATTTTCTGAGTAAACTTAAGCTTGAACTGAAATCTGGGAAATCGTTGCCTTATGCAGTGAAAAGTACCTTTATTTCTGCAGGTAAGGCTATCATCATTACGTCCAGTATTCTGGTGGCAGGCTTCCTGACGCTGGTGCTTTCTACCTTTGATGCTACTTTTTATGTGGGCCTTTTTGTGAGCTTAACCTTAGTGTTTGCAGTAGTAGCTGACCTGCTGTTGTTGCCTGTATTAGTCCTGTACTTTTACCGCCTCCCGAAAAAATAA
- a CDS encoding AAA domain-containing protein encodes MSEILYELKQVQELLKIEQEEDRQQYKIKSLKSTIAERKAMGFCWYPVTISKEELGFGNKVVVELERTRDRDQLHLFQVGKTAALFTNNGERQSLNGVIVGLKRNKVQLATNKEDLPDWIDDGRLGIDLTFDEMSYREMEIAMKKVIDAYKTRLAELRDILLGDVPARFNDATMSDIPSLNPSQNEAVRKIVQAKDVAIIHGPPGTGKTTTLVQAILKTLETQKQLLVTAPSNTAVDLLTEKLANEGVNVIRIGNPSRVSDVLLEHTLDAQIMAHRSYKNLKDFRKTAEEYKRMASQYKRKFGQEERLQRQFFRAESKRLLDEADRVEEYITEDLLHNVQVITCTLVGAANKAIRHLEYDTVFIDEAAQALEPACWIPISRAKRVVLAGDHCQLPPTVKSFMAEQKGLGKTLFEKCIERQEDVAVMLKTQYRMHHHIMEYSNQQFYKGELMAHESVHSSDLHQYNPHFAPGLAVEFVDTAGCGYNEVETPESSSSANPDEANLLLNHLAHLLKDYSHADEEVEHLRIGVIAPYRAQINYLEDRVEHMPLLHELRQLRHLSVGTVDSFQGQERDIIYISMTRSNEQGEIGFLADIRRMNVAMTRAKKKLVIVGDSATLSQHPFYASFLNYVESIGAYRSAWELQELMA; translated from the coding sequence ATGAGCGAGATATTATATGAACTGAAGCAGGTACAGGAACTGCTTAAAATAGAACAGGAAGAAGACCGCCAGCAATACAAGATAAAGAGCTTAAAAAGCACTATTGCTGAGCGTAAGGCAATGGGCTTTTGCTGGTATCCGGTTACCATTTCGAAAGAAGAGTTAGGCTTCGGCAACAAGGTGGTGGTAGAACTGGAGCGCACCCGCGACCGCGATCAGCTACACCTGTTTCAGGTAGGTAAAACGGCTGCCCTGTTTACAAACAATGGCGAGCGCCAAAGTTTGAATGGTGTGATTGTGGGGCTGAAGCGAAATAAAGTACAGCTGGCTACAAATAAAGAAGACCTTCCTGACTGGATAGACGATGGGCGTCTTGGCATAGACCTCACTTTTGATGAGATGAGTTACCGCGAGATGGAGATCGCGATGAAGAAGGTCATTGATGCTTACAAAACACGTCTGGCAGAACTTCGGGATATACTTCTAGGTGATGTGCCGGCACGTTTCAACGATGCCACCATGAGCGACATTCCCTCCCTGAACCCGTCGCAGAACGAGGCAGTGCGCAAGATTGTGCAGGCTAAGGATGTAGCCATCATTCATGGCCCTCCGGGAACAGGCAAAACCACAACATTGGTGCAGGCAATCCTGAAGACTTTGGAAACACAGAAGCAGCTTCTTGTAACAGCTCCGTCCAACACTGCTGTTGACCTGCTTACCGAGAAACTGGCCAACGAAGGTGTTAATGTCATTCGCATTGGCAATCCATCACGTGTTTCGGATGTGCTGCTGGAGCATACGCTGGATGCACAGATAATGGCGCACAGGTCCTATAAAAACCTGAAGGACTTCCGCAAAACGGCTGAAGAGTATAAGCGCATGGCGTCGCAGTATAAGCGTAAGTTCGGGCAGGAGGAGCGGCTACAGCGTCAGTTCTTCAGAGCAGAAAGCAAGCGCCTTTTGGACGAAGCAGACCGCGTAGAAGAGTACATTACTGAGGACCTGCTGCACAACGTGCAGGTCATTACCTGTACACTGGTAGGTGCAGCAAATAAGGCTATCCGGCACCTGGAGTACGATACAGTGTTCATAGATGAGGCAGCGCAGGCCCTGGAACCAGCCTGCTGGATTCCGATCTCCCGTGCTAAACGCGTGGTGCTTGCCGGCGATCATTGCCAGCTTCCGCCAACCGTGAAATCATTTATGGCCGAGCAGAAAGGGCTAGGCAAAACATTATTTGAGAAATGTATTGAACGCCAGGAGGATGTAGCAGTAATGCTTAAAACACAGTACCGCATGCACCACCATATTATGGAGTACTCCAACCAGCAGTTTTATAAGGGCGAGCTAATGGCGCATGAAAGTGTACACAGCAGTGACCTGCACCAGTACAACCCTCATTTTGCACCTGGCCTGGCAGTGGAATTTGTAGACACGGCCGGATGTGGTTATAACGAGGTTGAAACTCCGGAGAGCAGCAGCTCAGCTAACCCGGATGAGGCAAACTTATTGCTTAACCACCTTGCGCACCTGTTAAAGGATTATAGCCATGCCGATGAGGAAGTAGAGCACCTGCGTATAGGTGTGATTGCGCCATACCGCGCACAGATCAACTACCTGGAAGACCGCGTGGAGCATATGCCCTTACTACATGAGCTAAGGCAATTGCGTCACCTCTCAGTAGGTACTGTAGATAGCTTTCAGGGGCAGGAACGTGACATAATCTACATCAGCATGACACGTAGCAATGAGCAGGGTGAGATTGGGTTCCTGGCTGACATACGCCGCATGAACGTAGCCATGACGCGCGCTAAGAAAAAACTTGTGATCGTGGGCGATAGTGCTACACTTAGCCAACATCCTTTCTACGCTTCGTTCCTGAATTACGTAGAAAGTATAGGGGCTTACCGCAGCGCCTGGGAACTACAGGAGCTTATGGCGTAA
- a CDS encoding FKBP-type peptidyl-prolyl cis-trans isomerase, which translates to MKIEKNRVVTLSYQLSIKNEQGEKSLIETADKENPMAFIYGMSGLPEQFEDQLSGLSAGDNFDFKLEAEEGYGEQDENAIVDLPKSSFEIEGAVPADMLEVGNFIPMTDSEGNQLQGRVAEVTEDTVKMDFNHPLAGKELYFSGKVENVREATPDELSHGHVHGEGGVHH; encoded by the coding sequence ATGAAAATTGAAAAAAACAGAGTGGTAACACTCTCCTACCAACTGAGCATTAAAAACGAACAAGGCGAAAAAAGCCTGATTGAAACTGCAGACAAGGAAAACCCAATGGCCTTTATCTATGGCATGAGCGGCTTGCCAGAGCAGTTCGAAGATCAGCTTAGCGGCCTTTCGGCTGGCGATAACTTCGATTTTAAACTGGAAGCTGAGGAAGGTTATGGAGAGCAGGATGAAAACGCCATCGTAGATCTTCCTAAAAGCTCCTTTGAGATTGAGGGTGCTGTTCCGGCAGATATGCTGGAAGTTGGCAACTTCATTCCTATGACCGATTCGGAAGGCAACCAGCTACAAGGCCGTGTTGCTGAGGTAACTGAGGATACAGTAAAAATGGACTTTAACCACCCGCTTGCAGGGAAAGAACTATACTTTTCAGGCAAAGTAGAAAATGTACGTGAAGCCACTCCTGACGAACTGTCTCACGGGCATGTACACGGCGAGGGCGGAGTACACCATTAA
- a CDS encoding Gfo/Idh/MocA family protein — MASLASNQVLNPETLEQQGSQGAAQQKKLGIALVGLGRYSTNQLAPALQETEHCYLAGIVTGTPSKAEEWKRKYNIPEKNIYNYETYDQIADNPDIDIIYIVLPNGMHAEYTVRGAKAKKHMISEKPMATSVADCQRMINACKENNVKLSIGYRLHFEPHHQRVMELGQKQLYGPVQRIEAADSFVFQGNPDRWRLDKELAGGGPLMDLGIYCVQGAVYTMGQAPVAVTAKFGEVTRPEFFDEVEQSISWQMEFPGGAVADCSTSYNENKNLLYGKAEKGWWRLQPSYAYGGIKGETSEGPMNIKNVNQQARQMDDFARCILENKQTRVPGEMGLRDVRILEAIYEAARTGKRVEIKA; from the coding sequence ATGGCTTCTTTAGCTTCTAACCAAGTGCTCAACCCAGAAACACTGGAGCAACAGGGAAGTCAGGGAGCTGCACAGCAAAAGAAATTAGGCATTGCCCTGGTAGGCCTTGGCAGATACTCCACAAACCAACTTGCTCCGGCACTTCAAGAGACAGAACACTGCTATTTGGCAGGGATTGTAACCGGTACGCCTTCTAAGGCAGAGGAGTGGAAACGGAAGTATAATATCCCGGAGAAGAATATATATAACTACGAAACCTACGACCAAATTGCCGATAACCCGGACATTGACATCATTTACATCGTGTTGCCTAATGGAATGCACGCCGAATACACAGTAAGAGGAGCAAAGGCTAAGAAACACATGATTTCAGAAAAGCCTATGGCCACTTCTGTAGCAGATTGCCAGCGTATGATTAATGCCTGTAAGGAAAACAACGTGAAGCTTTCTATCGGTTACCGCCTGCACTTTGAGCCGCACCATCAACGGGTTATGGAGCTAGGGCAGAAGCAGCTGTATGGACCTGTACAGCGCATAGAAGCAGCAGATAGTTTCGTCTTTCAGGGGAACCCTGACAGATGGCGTTTGGACAAAGAGCTTGCTGGTGGCGGACCACTCATGGACCTGGGAATTTATTGTGTGCAAGGAGCTGTGTACACCATGGGGCAAGCTCCTGTAGCTGTAACAGCTAAGTTTGGTGAGGTAACACGGCCAGAGTTTTTTGATGAAGTAGAGCAATCCATTAGCTGGCAAATGGAGTTTCCTGGTGGTGCTGTAGCAGATTGTAGCACCAGTTATAATGAGAATAAGAACCTGTTGTATGGAAAAGCAGAGAAAGGGTGGTGGAGGCTGCAGCCCTCATATGCATATGGTGGCATCAAAGGCGAAACAAGCGAGGGGCCAATGAACATTAAGAATGTAAACCAGCAGGCGCGCCAAATGGATGACTTTGCCAGATGCATACTTGAAAACAAGCAGACGCGTGTGCCAGGTGAAATGGGGCTTAGAGACGTGCGCATACTAGAGGCCATTTACGAAGCAGCCAGAACAGGGAAAAGAGTAGAGATCAAAGCGTAG
- a CDS encoding ACP phosphodiesterase: MNYLAHIYLSGTDTELLLGNFIADAVKGRQAELYAPGIAKGIRLHRLIDTYTDTHPIVAETKARLRPKYKKFSPVVADMYFDHFLARNFSKYGNVPLPDFVQQSYTLIQQHYHLLPERMQHLFTYMQRQNWLESYAEIEGIAQALKGISRRASFVSGMETAAEELVEQYELYKADFEVFFPELEKYVQDVKNHL, encoded by the coding sequence TTGAATTACCTAGCCCACATCTACCTTTCCGGAACCGATACAGAGCTTTTACTAGGAAACTTTATAGCCGATGCGGTTAAAGGACGGCAGGCAGAGCTGTATGCTCCTGGCATTGCAAAAGGTATCCGCCTGCACCGCCTCATCGATACTTACACCGATACGCACCCTATAGTGGCTGAAACCAAGGCGCGCCTGCGGCCCAAGTACAAAAAGTTCTCTCCTGTGGTTGCAGATATGTACTTCGACCATTTTCTGGCGCGTAATTTCAGCAAGTATGGCAATGTGCCCCTGCCGGACTTTGTGCAGCAGAGCTATACTTTAATTCAGCAGCACTACCACTTGCTACCTGAGCGTATGCAGCACCTGTTTACCTATATGCAGCGGCAGAACTGGCTGGAGTCTTATGCTGAAATAGAAGGAATTGCGCAGGCGCTGAAGGGTATAAGCCGCCGTGCATCCTTTGTTTCGGGTATGGAGACAGCTGCCGAGGAGCTGGTGGAACAGTATGAGCTGTATAAAGCTGATTTCGAAGTGTTCTTTCCTGAGCTTGAAAAATACGTACAGGACGTAAAGAATCACCTGTAG